A segment of the Macrotis lagotis isolate mMagLag1 chromosome 8, bilby.v1.9.chrom.fasta, whole genome shotgun sequence genome:
CAATAAATCAATAATGACTTATGGCTGATTCCAAATCCTGGTGAGATACAGATCACTTGGGCAATTCCATACAAAAATGAGTACTAGACCTAGTTCTAACTTTCTAGAAGATTAATGTCTGATGACACAGAGAGGGACACATGGCCTAtgacacaaaagaaagaaaaaatcatgaccTGAGAATGCAGCAAAGCCCATCTATCCAAACAAAGGTCAGTTTGTGCTGGTCTCACAGGTAGAGAGGGAAATCCAGGGTCAAGAAGAAATGACCAGTGCCTTCTGGTCTGTTACTAACCTGTCTAGAAGGGGCATTGACATCCACTAGTCTCCAGAGCAGGTCTACCTTCTGCTGTTGGAATGCTTCCTCACAGCTCACCACGTGTACTACGGAGCAGGTTGCACCTCCAGCAGAAGACTCAGCCTGCAGAAAGCAGTgcaaggatttgaactcctattttatagaaggggaaattGAGACACCAAAAGATTAAATGGCTTGTTTAAAGTCACAAAGCTTAGGGGTGACAGAGTCTAGTCTTGACACAGGGGCCAGGAGTCTTCCTTCTTTGCCAGTGTGCCTCTCAGAGGTTGGCATTCACTGCTGGCCTCACTGACTGGCCTAAGTCAGATCAGTTCAGAGGATGGCAAGAAGAAAGGTGAAGAGGGGAGAGAGTTTACACACCTCACTGTGACTCAAGGGAAGATCCCTGGGGCACTTTTGGGCAGCCTCTTGCAGCTCAGTCAAGGCTTTCAGCTGATCCTCGGTGACTatagaggaaatgaagaaaaggaaagaggtgaAAGCAGACCAGGTCTGGTGCTTCACTCCATTTGAATGGTCTTGGTGCTCCTTCTCTGCAGGGACTGAACCAAAGGAGAACAGCTGAGGGTCATCCCTCTCCCATAGGTGATTTCTTAGCTTTTACCTAAGCAGATGTCCAAGTTGGGGTCAAAGCCTTCCAGGCCTGGCTGCTGCTCCAGAAACTCTTTCAAGGATACTTTGCATATCACTCCAGGAGGGAGGTCTTCAGTTGGAACAGCAACATCTCTAAGCACTTCCTTCAGTGCTACAGTGCAGTCTGGGGCTGAGGATGTCTTGGAAGCTGATGGCCAGTTGACTTTTAGCTGCTGCAGGAAATCCCTGAGCCCAGGATCCTGTACAGCTGGAACCTGGTACACAGTCACCCTGCAGAGCAAACAGGAATCCGTAGCCTACTGCACCAATACCACAAACTGACAACGACCCAACCTTCTCCAAGTTCCAGACCCACTTTCTTGTGGGTTCTTTACATCAACATGTCCTTAACTGTAGTATCTTAAACTTACAAACACTGAAATCTGTCATTCAGTCTTTGATGAGGTCTGAACCCTCAAAATGGTCTGCTTCTCCTTCAACCCTACATCCATGTTTTCAAATTACAAAAATTGGACAGCCTATGTGATTATGGATATAAAAAGCACTATACTAAAAGATCTATGTTAACAATGGCTCATACTTCCTTGCAACTTCAAGATTTAATAGCACTACAACTCTAGGGAGTAGAAAGCATCCcagtaaggaaaggaaagatgaggAGGTTCAGAGAGATCAAATGATTCGCCCAAATTGAGATGCATATCTTCAGCTTTGAACATCAGGATTCGCTGTTCACTATTCATGCAGCCTTTCCTATAAAGCTTCCATCAGctaaaaaaataatcatcttaTTCATAAATTATGCAACTGAGTTAACAGCTTATGTAAATGCCAATTATCACATCCCCTCTGTAGCTCAATAGTTTCTTGAGCTGctctagtcaaaaaaaaaattcactcttGGAATCGTTCTGAGCTGGCAGTTATTCTTCTGGCCCTTGTTAGTTTAGTAGGATCAGCCTGGCATTGTCCTTGAAAATGCAGGGTCTCCTCTCCATCCCTCAGTGAAAataggatgataataataataatgacccATACATAACAGTAACCCAGGTGCATGGGCTTCCTTCCCATTAGTGGCCTAATATAAATTAGGGAGGAGGCAGCTGGGGAACAGGGCTTCCGAGTGGGAAATGCCCACAAACTTTGTTGCTGTCATGACGACTCGCTTTCCGGCGCCGGACCCTGCCCGGCCCGTGCTGGACAGCCGCCCGCCGGTGACTCACCCTTGTGTCCGCAGAGCCTGCGCCAGGTGATCGGCCACCAAGACGGCCCTGAGCTGGCTCAGGCTCATGCTCTCGGGCCCCTTGGCGCCCTGCAGGGCCCCGCAGTGCAGGATGATGCGGAGCCCCGAGGTGCAGGGGGGAGGCTGGGGGGCCGCGTAGCCCTGGAGGGAGCTCAGGACTTGCTGGAAGACGGAGGGCCTCTGCAGCTGGAGGGCCAGGCCAGCCTGGGTCTGGGTGCATTTCTGGATGGGGGGGACCCCCGGGCCCTCCAGAGCCGCCACCCCATCCAGGATGTCTTTTGGCACCTGGAACatagaggggagggaggaggcggAGGGTGGTGCGGCCCCTCCCCGCCCGGGGGTCCCTGCTCCCTAGTCCCCTCCCCCAGCTGGGCCCCACCTGCCCGGTGCCGAACAGGGCCTGCAGGGCGCCGCGGGGCGCCAGGAAGTCGCGGCTGCGCAGGTTCCGGGCGCTGTTCTCCTTGAACCACACGGAGCCGCCGGGCCCGGCCGAGGGCGGCGGGGGCCGCAGGGCGGCGTTCAGGGCCCCCAACGTCTCCCCGACCCCGAAGCGCCCGGTCGCCATGGGGACCGGAAGAGTGGCGGGCGGAAGCGGAACTCGGCCCCTCGGGCGGGGCCGGAAGCGGAGCGAGCGCGGGGCAGCCACGTGGCCTGCGGGCCCGGCCGCGGAGCAGGCGGCCCCGCCCCGATCCTAAGGGGCGCCTTGAGCGGGCGAGGGCCGGGCGGGCCGGGCGTCGCCGCGCCGGGCACGCGCCTCCGCCGCCAACGCTGGGCACGCGCTCAGCCACGCGGTCCTGCCAGAGAGCGGGGAAGGACCTCAAGAGGCAACCTCTGCGAACTTCCTCACTTAAGCACAAAGCTTTTTATTGATGCCTGTTGAGATTGGGGCAAGAAGGTGGCCGGTGGGGTGCGACGCTAGGAGAGGGGCCGCCAAGGTGCTATTGTTTCAGCCCCATCACACCGTGTGACTCCTTTGGGGATTTTCCTGGCAGATACTGgcggggtttgtcatttccttctgcagctcattttacaaatgaagaaactaaggcaaacaaggttaagtgacttgttctggTTCACCGAGTCCGgggtcaatttgaactcagaccctgcGGCCTGGACAAATTATGTAAATTCTCTGCCTAAATtctttcacctgtaaaatgatctggaaaagggaatggcaaactgAAAGTGGACAAAGTTTTACATCATTCATTCTCAAATAATATATATCCCCTCTCCTATCCAGTAAACCAGCCCCTACCAACAAGGATTTAAAAGGGGGGGCACTAAGAAAAACACATTCACTATGATTGGCAGATTAATAAGATTTAACACCCAAACCTCCCTACAGTTGCAGCAAAGGGAGGTACTTTTCTCAACTTTTGTAGCCTCccaatttgcagatgaaaaaactgaggcttagaaagggACCAAGTTAGTCTACATAGGTACTTAAAAGTAGAGCTGGGACATGAAACCAGGGCTTTTTCCCAccacaccctcccttcttcaAGCAAGTACTTCATAAATAGGAATGAAGACAATCCCTGTGGCTTCGGTGGAAAGCTAACACTAGAGTAGCAGGTGATCAGATGCCCCAACTCATACATAAGTAAGCCCAGAGGACAGAAGCTAAGCTGGGGAATCAGAAACTGCCATTAGGCACTTCTCCCTGAGGTCCTCCTCAGGAATAGTTGGTACTTTCTTGAGACAAATCAGGTCCCTGAATTGTGCTGCTCCACAATCAGCTTTAGTCTTTGTCAGcattttaaatatcttattttaggCTACCCTGAGAAGCAGCCTCTAGAATGAGTGATCAGAAGTTTAAGCCTGTCGTTGAATAACTGGGATGAAGAAGAGTTGAGGATTTCTTGAGCATTAAGATCAGACTGGTGTGATATGAGTTAAAAATCTCTGTAGTTGGGCATTTGGAAGGCTCTTATATGGGAATGCCACAGAGAAAATGATCCTGGGCTCAAGGAGatgagaaaaattacattttcctTCACTGGAGTCTTCAGCCTGAGGGAATGTTTTAGTAGCCCACTAAGGTGATCTGATCACTCTCTAGAGTGATGGAGCCTCAGCATAGTGCTAAACAGGTGGACTTGTGTCTGCTTGGTCAGTTTTCCTGAGGCCCTGCCTCCAATTCCACTTCTTTCATTTCCTGAACCTACTCTTTAGGACCTCAGTATCCCAGGGCAGTGCTCTCTCCACCACTCACAGCCAAGAGGTGATCTGAGAATTCCTGCACACGCCAGACCAACTACTGACTGTCTGCAGTGACAGGAAGAGACCCACTAGCTCAGGTCAGATCCAGCCCAGTGGCAGAGGCCACCTTGCCTTCCTCTCTGCCAGAATCCATTCCCTCGTCTAGGACAGACCTCCACAGGACTCGGAAGAGAAAAGTGGGAGAAGAGCAGCCCAGATAGAATCTGTCCTCTGGAAACTACCCATCCTTGAGGGAGTGGGGATAGGGAGGAGGCAAGGAATCCTCAGACTTCTTGTAAAGGGCCTTTGCAAAACCTTCAGAGGCACAGTTGAGGTGGAGTACTTGATGCACCTCAAAGTGGGGGGAGCCTCATGAGGCAAGAAGGTTCCTTACCACAGGTCCTCCCCACAATCATTACTATTGGAATCCCTGTGGGAGGCACTGAAAGAGCATTGGACAGACACGATCTGCCCGATGGCTTCTTGGCTGTCCGCTCAACGGGAGTGATCGTGTCATTCCAAAGCGCTTTCTATTCCAGAGTCCTGACCTTCCAGCCTTCAGAAGAACCAGTGGCAAAGGCAGTCATCCCCCCATGCCCTCTCCCCTTGTTTCATCCTGCCCAGGAATCCCTGGGTTCCAAAGACCGCAAAAGACCTTTATTTTAGAGGAGCTCCTCTTCCCCAAAATAATCATGAATAATGGACCAAAAACTTTTGTACTGAATCAAGGCAAAGTAACTCTTAGAAACTCAGAATATTTCTATCTGTAATACCGCAAATTTCTAAGGTTGGTGCTCAGGGAGGACAGAATGAGAAGGCTGAGGCTCACACTCTCTTCACTCTCTCCAGTCCCTGTGGCCCTAATGAAGCAATCCTCTTGAGGtgcctctctccttccccaccctCAGTTTATGTGCTTCAACAGTCACCTCTGGCAGGTTATGATAGGCCTATCTCTTTCCCCAGACTACTTTCGATACTGACCTATACAGAGCACACTAGAAAATTggattcatttaacaaatgagggaACAGCCCCAGATTCATCAGACACAAGAACTGACCTCCCAGGTAGTAGGCTTAAATAAACTCATCAGGAAAGCTGAACTGAATTTCCACTGGTGTGATGTAAAAATGTCAAGTAgaatagaaatcaaagaaagacaCCAATATTCTCAGGGTTTGTGGTAAGGAAAACACTTTGTCAACCCTAAAGAATGATCCCACCGAGTTATTAGCAAGGTCTCTTTCCAGCTGAAAGGGTTctcactctctccctcccccctcagtTGGGGGAAGGGCCTCACAGGAAGTTCACCCACAGCAGCACCCCAGCTCAGTGACTGGGCAGCTAGTCACAGCCACTTCAAGGCCAGCAGCTGGGGACCGCTGCTGCTACTGCTGAACCCTGAGACAGTTGGAGTGGTTTTTCCCCAGGAAATGAGACACTATCTTTAATGAGCAGAGAAACCTTGGGGCCCAAAAGGGGGCCGAATGTCCCATCTTCAGGGAAATGAGGGATTGAGGCTTCTCCTTGATGAGACGAGCAAACACCAGGAGAGTAGGCCAGGCTCAGCAACTGGCTCTTCTCCACCTCAGACTTCACAGCCCTTGAGCTAAACCTCCTTCAAGCTGGAGCTCCTGAGGGCTAGGAGCCACAGAGTGGTGGGAATAGCTCAAGAAAGAAGAAGTGGTCCCCTAACTCTTCAATTGTGGTACTtgctcttctccccccccccaccccctgccaagAGCCAAGCCTGGGCCTTCTTCCTATTTCTGGTCTTAGGAAACTCcctgagggaaggaagaagttaGGACCAACCTGCATTGCAAAGggagatttgtttttgtttttttttgcaaagggaAAGAGACTCACCTGCCCAGATCTCAGTGGAAGGGGGCTGCGGCTACAAACAACCCCTGCCAGGTAAGGATATGGGAAAAATATAGGATTGAGGGTCAACAGATTTCCCTGAAAACTTCTCTTGAGCTTTCAAGTACTCTTCTCCCTGCTGGCCCACTGTCTTCCCTCCCCAGAATACACAAATGACTAGTCCTTACTTGGTGATCCAATGTAGGTGACCAGGTGCACCTGTGGCAGACAACTCCAAATTGTAACCGACTCTACACTGTTAGGAATCCAATGAAAGGGCAAGCAAGGCCCTGTAGCTTGGCTCCCAGCAGAGGCACTTCAGGCCCTAGAGCTGCGTAGACAAGAAATCTCCCatcctaaagaaatcaaagtgacTTGGGTGCAGGTCTCCTCCAACACTGACTGCCCTTGGTCCCCTAGAGCAGGAGGACAAAGGGTGTGCAGGAAGAGGAGGGATGGAGATCCCACAGGTGCCTGGGCAGGAGAGCAGGGAACGAAATCCAATTGCAGCTGGAATGCTCTGGAGACAACAGCTGCTTTTGGGATTCCGTTGCCCGCTGTCAAGCTGTTGGAGACATTTCAGCCCCTGGAGCCCCCCAGGACCTGGTGTGGGGCATCCTGAGCTGCATTTATCATGGCACAGATGGGTCTGGCCCCTGCCAAGAATCTTCCTGGCAGGGAGGGCTCTGCGAAGAAAGCTCTCCAGCTGTTCCACCCAAGGCCCTCTTCTAACCCAGTTACTAGTCTCCCTCTAGGTGCAGCTTTGCAGTAAGGGCCCCAACTCTGTCTGGAGGGAATGGGCTTCAGTcgattttcagttgtgtctgtctgtctcactcacacacacacacacacacacacacacacagaggtatGGGCTTCAGTCTCAGttgtcacacacacacaggcacccATTCCAGCTGAGCCAACTCCAGGAAGATAAAGGATGGGGCACCTGGTGAAACTGAGCCAAagcagaaggaaaacaaagcagTCACCTGTGGCTATGGGAACAATAGTGGGAGGGAGGGGTAGAGAGGgggtaaagaaaggagaaatagtgGAGGAGGGGCAGGAAGATGGAGGCTGCCCCTGGGACCTGGGGCCAGAAAGAGTGAGAATGGC
Coding sequences within it:
- the DALRD3 gene encoding DALR anticodon-binding domain-containing protein 3 isoform X1, giving the protein MATGRFGVGETLGALNAALRPPPPSAGPGGSVWFKENSARNLRSRDFLAPRGALQALFGTGQVPKDILDGVAALEGPGVPPIQKCTQTQAGLALQLQRPSVFQQVLSSLQGYAAPQPPPCTSGLRIILHCGALQGAKGPESMSLSQLRAVLVADHLAQALRTQGVTVYQVPAVQDPGLRDFLQQLKVNWPSASKTSSAPDCTVALKEVLRDVAVPTEDLPPGVICKVSLKEFLEQQPGLEGFDPNLDICLVTEDQLKALTELQEAAQKCPRDLPLSHSEEFKSLHCFLQAESSAGGATCSVVHVVSCEEAFQQQKVDLLWRLVDVNAPSRQKHLVCGPVKVVGSPVPLSAPQYYKLRQSQMREASVLKYGVDFAQDETWNEIIGALTSAAVKFEMLSTAHRSQMSLDLEDTSISTKGTKSGAFVMYNCARLATLFDGYQRGVEQGLYPAFPSVSELDFSLLREEGEWLLLFNGIIPFPEVLSHAAQLQVSSPGIRITANTEAVCKFLVHLSMDFSSYYNRVHILGEPQPHLFSQMFARLQLMRAVREVFHSALATLHLPPLSQI
- the DALRD3 gene encoding DALR anticodon-binding domain-containing protein 3 isoform X2 produces the protein MATGRFGVGETLGALNAALRPPPPSAGPGGSVWFKENSARNLRSRDFLAPRGALQALFGTGQVPKDILDGVAALEGPGVPPIQKCTQTQAGLALQLQRPSVFQQVLSSLQGYAAPQPPPCTSGLRIILHCGALQGAKGPESMSLSQLRAVLVADHLAQALRTQGVTVYQVPAVQDPGLRDFLQQLKVNWPSASKTSSAPDCTVALKEVLRDVAVPTEDLPPGVICKVSLKEFLEQQPGLEGFDPNLDICLVTEDQLKALTELQEAAQKCPRDLPLSHSEAESSAGGATCSVVHVVSCEEAFQQQKVDLLWRLVDVNAPSRQKHLVCGPVKVVGSPVPLSAPQYYKLRQSQMREASVLKYGVDFAQDETWNEIIGALTSAAVKFEMLSTAHRSQMSLDLEDTSISTKGTKSGAFVMYNCARLATLFDGYQRGVEQGLYPAFPSVSELDFSLLREEGEWLLLFNGIIPFPEVLSHAAQLQVSSPGIRITANTEAVCKFLVHLSMDFSSYYNRVHILGEPQPHLFSQMFARLQLMRAVREVFHSALATLHLPPLSQI
- the DALRD3 gene encoding DALR anticodon-binding domain-containing protein 3 isoform X3: MATGRFGVGETLGALNAALRPPPPSAGPGGSVWFKENSARNLRSRDFLAPRGALQALFGTGQVPKDILDGVAALEGPGVPPIQKCTQTQAGLALQLQRPSVFQQVLSSLQGYAAPQPPPCTSGLRIILHCGALQGAKGPESMSLSQLRAVLVADHLAQALRTQGVTVYQVPAVQDPGLRDFLQQLKVNWPSASKTSSAPDCTVALKEVLRDVAVPTEDLPPGVICKVSLKEFLEQQPGLEGFDPNLDICLVTEDQLKALTELQEAAQKCPRDLPLSHSEEFKSLHCFLQAESSAGGATCSVVHVVSCEEAFQQQKVDLLWRLVDVNAPSRQKHLVCGPVKVVGSPVPLSAPQYYKLRQSQMREASVLKYGVDFAQDETWNEIIGALTSAAVKFEMLSTAHRSQMSLDLEDTSISTKGTKSGAFVMYNCARLATLFDGYQRGVEQGLYPAFPSVSELDFSLLREEVLDTRRPRVDQLMATPINEGISLNRANGFCFLMASSLFPRCSAMQPSFKSPVQESGLQPIQRRYASFWCT